One part of the Sebastes fasciatus isolate fSebFas1 chromosome 8, fSebFas1.pri, whole genome shotgun sequence genome encodes these proteins:
- the LOC141772132 gene encoding solute carrier family 26 member 9-like: MHRDRPRYVIDRPAYNLPDFDREFDKKSRQFPVGEKVKKLFRCSALRLKGLLFRHLPVLSWLPKYKVKENLLCDVISGVSAGTIQVPQGMAFALLANLPPVNGLYSSFFPLIPYFFMGTAHQMVPGTFAVLSIMVGMVCLRLAPESNFSHFNATLNATIVNTELMNEVRLGISGTLACLTAIIQIGLGFMQFGFVAVYLSESFVRGFMTAAGLQILISVLKYIFGIQVPPYSGPLAVVYTLVDIIRGLPDTNIASLVFALVSSIILIVVKELSARYRHKLPFPIPMEIIIVVVATAISGPLHLPEIYHMDIVGEIPLGFPAPILPTVSQWDDMLSTAFSLAIVGYVINLAMGRTLAAEHGYDVDPNQEMLALGCSNFLGSFFKIHVICCALSVTLAVASAGGTSQFASLCVMLVVMVTMLALGAFLKPLPKSVLGALIAVNLKNTLLQLYDPYYLWKKSKLDCCVWVVSFLATFFLSLPYGVAIGVGFSILVVIFKTQFRNGSAMAQIMDTDIYKNPKVYSKVMAITGVKIVNYCSPLYFANAELFRQRVIKKTKLDPGKLILARRKFLEKEQKEKVKEEKKDNETRRRKPSSLANMKAQTISQLELQNDFDMNEVSANKAEPPISYVNFNHGDIELGEQASDQESPSPTLESQPMPFHTLILDLAGVCFIDLMGIKVLLKMNSSYAMLGIKLYLCNVQAQVYEELEVGGAFDDGNISRSNLFLSIHDAIVFAQQTSGERQVSPKAERARQELAFNINEEKDLEQEMF; the protein is encoded by the exons ATGCACCGGGACCGCCCACGCTATGTGATTGACAGGCCGGCATATAACCTCCCGGACTTCGACAGAGAGTTTGACAAGAAGAGTCGACAATTCCCCGTCGGAGAGAAAGTGAAGAAACTCTTCAG aTGCTCAGCTCTGAGACTGAAGGGCTTGTTATTCAGACATCTGCCTGTACTGAGCTGGCTCCCCAAGTACAAAGTGAAAGAGAACCTGctgtgtgatgtcatcagcggGGTCAGCGCCGGCACCATTCAGGTTCCCCAAG GGATGGCATTTGCCCTCCTGGCAAACCTCCCTCCTGTCAACGGCCTCTATTCCTCTTTCTTCCCCCTCATCCCATATTTCTTCATGGGCACTGCTCACCAGATGGTCCCAG GTACGTTTGCTGTCCTCAGCATTATGGTGGGAATGGTGTGTCTCAGGCTGGCCCCAGAGTCGAACTTCAGTCATTTCAATGCCACTCTTAATGCTACAATAGTGAACACAGAGCTGATGAATGAGGTCCGTCTGGGAATATCTGGAACCCTGGCCTGTCTCACTGCCATCATACAG ATTGGCCTTGGCTTCATGCAGTTTGGATTTGTAGCCGTCTATCTGTCAGAATCCTTTGTCAGAGGCTTCATGACGGCTGCAGGATTGCAGATCCTCATCTCAGTGCTCAAGTACATCTTTGGCATCCAAGTGCCACCTTATAGTGGTCCGCTGGCCGTTGTATAT ACTCTTGTGGATATTATACGTGGCCTTCCTGATACCAACATAGCATCGTTAGTATTTGCTCTGGTCAGCAGCATCATTCTGATTGTGGTGAAGGAGCTGAGTGCACGCTACCGCCACAAGCTGCCCTTCCCCATTCCTATGGAGATCATAATT GTTGTGGTGGCCACAGCCATATCAGGCCCTCTGCATCTTCCTGAGATCTATCACATGGACATAGTTGGAGAAATTCCTTTGGG ATTCCCAGCACCAATCCTGCCAACAGTGAGTCAGTGGGACGACATGTTGAGCACAGCTTTCTCCCTTGCAATCGTGGGGTATGTCATCAACCTGGCTATGGGCAGAACACTGGCAGCCGAGCACGGCTACGACGTGGATCCAAACCAG gaAATGTTGGCTCTTGGCTGCAGCAATTTCCTTGGGTCCTTCTTTAAGATCCATGTGATCTGCTGTGCTCTGTCTGTAACCCTGGCTGTGGCCAGCGCCGGTGGAACATCACAG TTTGCCAGTCTGTGTGTGATGCTGGTCGTAATGGTTACCATGCTTGCATTGGGAGCCTTCCTGAAACCACTTCCAAAA TCAGTTCTTGGAGCCTTGATTGCAGTGAACCTGAAGAACACGCTCCTACAGCTCTACGATCCCTACTACTTATGGAAGAAGAGCAAATTGGACTGC TGTGTGTGGGTTGTGTCATTCTTGGCCACATTCTTTCTCAGCTTGCCTTATGGAGTTGCGATCGGAGTGGGCTTTTCTATCCTGGTAGTGATATTCAAGACACAGTT TCGTAACGGTTCTGCAATGGCTCAGATTATGGATACAGATATCTACAAAAACCCAAAGGTGTACAGTAAG GTCATGGCAATAACAGGTGTGAAAATAGTGAACTATTGCTCACCACTTTATTTTGCAAATGCTGAACTATTTCGCCAGAGGGTCATCAAAAAG ACCAAGCTGGACCCTGGCAAACTGATCCTGGCCAGGCGGAAGTTCTTAGAGAAAGAACAGAAGGAAAAagtgaaagaggagaagaaggacaATGAGACCAGAAGGAGGAAACCCAGCTCTTTGGCTAACATGAAGGCTCAG ACCATATCTCAGCTTGAACTTCAGAATGACTTTGATATGAACGAGGTCAGTGCCAACAAAGCTGAACCTCCCATCAGCTATGTCAACTTCAACCATGGTGACATTGAGCTGGGCGAGCAGGCGTCTGACCAAGAGTCACCCAGTCCCACACTGGAATCCCAGCCCATGCCCTTCCACACCCTCATCCTCGACTTGGCAGGGGTCTGCTTCATCGACCTAATGGGCATCAAAGTATTGCTAAAG ATGAACTCAAGCTACGCGATGCTGGGCATTAAACTATACCTGTGTAATGTTCAAG CCCAGGTGTATGAAGAACTGGAGGTTGGAGGAGCGTTTGATGACGGCAATATTTCCCGCAGTaatctctttctttctatccACGATGCCATTGTGTTTGCTCAGCAGACCTCTGGAGAGAGGCAAGTCTCCCCAAAG gcagagagagcgagacaggAACTTGCCTTTAACATTAATGAGGAGAAGGATCTGGAGCAG GAAATGTTTTGA